One region of Phragmites australis chromosome 18, lpPhrAust1.1, whole genome shotgun sequence genomic DNA includes:
- the LOC133899391 gene encoding cyclase-associated protein 1-like has product MEEALIGRLEAAVSRLEALNAGAHPSVAPRGLVDTATAQDPAILAFDDLVTGALGRVSAAAGKIGAEVAEVTELVEKAFLVAKDLLVKTKLTQKPTMESMLSFMGPLNETILEANALAEGTRSNHANHLKAAAGSLAALAWIGYTGKGCGMPLPIAHIEESCQMAEFYSNKMLVEYKNKDLDHVEWAKALKELYVPNLRDYVKNFYPLGPVWQPPRSATNKAPSAPSPPSASLSISSASSSQPKSGMSAVFAEISSGKSTTQGLRKVTDGMKSKNRTDRSGVVTAEGKETRSAPSFSSTKGPAKLELQMGRKWVVEHHIGNRSLIIEDCDTKQSVYVYGCKDCVLQVKGKVNNITIDKCTKVGVLFKGVVAACEIVNCNSVEVQCEGSVPTISIDNTSGCQLYLSKESLETSVTTAKSSEINALVPDANSDGDWVEHSLPQQFIHAFRDGQFTTSPVSHSGA; this is encoded by the exons ATGGAGGAAGCCCTGATAGGCAGGTTAGAGGCCGCGGTGTCCCGGCTGGAGGCACTCAACGCCGGGGCTCACCCATCAGTCGCGCCGCGCGGCCTGGTCGACACTGCGACCGCGCAGGACCCGGCGATCTTGGCATTCGACGATCTGGTCACCGGCGCCCTCGGGAGGGTTTCCGCGGCCGCCGGCAAGATCGGGGCGGAGGTCGCCGAGGTGACGGAATTGGTGGAGAAGGCGTTCTTGGTTGCGAAGGACCTTCTTGTCAAGACCAAGCTAACTCAG AAACCAACAATGGAGTCTATGTTATCGTTCATGGGGCCTCTGAACGAAACGATCTTGGAGGCCAATGCATTGGCGGAGGGGACGAGATCGAACCATGCCAACCATCTGAAGGCAGCAGCCGGTAGCCTGGCTGCTTTGGCCTGGATTGGTTACACCGGCAAAGGTTGCG GTATGCCTCTTCCAATTGCTCATATTGAAGAGAGTTGTCAAATGGCAGAGTTCTACAGCAATAAG ATGCTTGTGGAATACAAAAATAAGGATCTTGATCATGTGGAGTGGGCTAAAGCCCTGAAAGAGCTGTACGTGCCCAATTTGCGTGACTACGTAAAGAACTTTTACCCATTGGGCCCCGTGTGGCAACCACCAAGAAGTGCAACTAACAAAGCACCTTCAGCTCCATCCCCTCCTTCTGCATCGCTTTCCATCTCATCAGCCTCATCGTCGCAACCAAAATCAGGAATGTCAGCTGTCTTTGCTGAAATCAGCTCGGGAAAATCAACGACACAAG GACTTAGGAAGGTGACTGATGGCATGAAGAGCAAGAATAGAACAGACAGAAGTGGTGTTGTAACCGCTGAAGGAAAAGAAACTCGTAGTGCACCTTCCTTTAGCTCAACCAAAGGTCCTGCTAAATTGGAGCTCCAAATGGGTCGCAA ATGGGTGGTTGAGCACCATATTGGGAACAGGAGCTTAATTATTGAAGATTGTGATACCAAACAGTCAGTTTATGTATATGGATGCAAGGATTGTGTGCTGCAAGTCAAAG GGAAAGTGAACAACATAACGATTGATAAGTGCACCAAAGTGGGAGTATTATTCAAG GGTGTTGTAGCGGCTTGTGAAATTGTGAACTGCAACAGTGTAGAGGTCCAATGTGAG GGCTCAGTACCAACTATATCAATCGATAACACCTCTGGCTGTCAACTTTACCTAAGCAAGGAATCTTTAGAGACATCTGTAACAACCGCTAAATCAAGTGAAATTAATGCTCTTGTTCCAGATGCAAACAGTGACGGTGATTGG GTCGAGCATTCCTTGCCCCAGCAGTTTATTCACGCTTTCAGAGATGGACAATTTACAACATCACCAGTATCTCACTCTGGCGCCTGA
- the LOC133899620 gene encoding LOW QUALITY PROTEIN: 4-coumarate--CoA ligase 5-like (The sequence of the model RefSeq protein was modified relative to this genomic sequence to represent the inferred CDS: inserted 2 bases in 1 codon; deleted 3 bases in 2 codons) has product MGSLAEPQAETVFRSTLPDIAIPDHLPLHDYVFERLADRRDRACLIDGATGETLSFGDVDRLSRRVAAGLHASLGVRRGDAVMLLLPNSLEFALAFLACSRLGAAATTANPLHTPPEIAKQVAASGATVVVTEPAFVDKARXSFADLAAANDSALPEAAIDVANDVVALPYSSGTTGLPKGAMLSHRGLVTSVSQLVDGDNPNLHFREDDVVLCVLPMFHVYSLHSILLCGMRAGAALVLMKRFDTIRMLELVERHGITIVPLVPPMVVEMAKSDAVDRHDLSSVRMVISGAAPMGKELQDIVRAKLPRAVLGQGYGMAAAGPVLSMCMAFAKEPSPVKSGSCGTVVRNAELKIVDPETGLSLPRNQPGEICIRGKQIMKGYLNNPGATSKTIDKNGWLHTGDIGYVDRLKEFIKDKGFQFQVAPAELEAMLIAHPGITDAAVVPMKDDTCGEIPVAFVVTSDGSEITEDEIKQYVAKQVVFYKRLHKIFFVGAIPKAPSGKILRKDLRAKLASGFFNGSAC; this is encoded by the exons ATGGGGTCGCTGGCGGAGCCGCAGGCCGAGACGGTCTTCCGCTCGACGCTCCCGGACATCGCCATCCCGGACCACCTCCCGCTCCACGACTACGTCTTCGAGCGCCTGGCCGACCGCCGCGACCGCGCCTGCCTCATCGACGGGGCCACGGGCGAGACGCTCTCGTTCGGCGACGTGGACCGCCTGTCTCGCcgcgtggcggccgggctgcaCGCCTCCCTCGGAGTCCGCCGCGGCGACGCGGTGATGCTGCTGCTCCCCAACTCCCTCGAGTTCGCGCTGGCGTTCCTCGCGTGCTCccgcctcggcgccgccgccaccacggccAACCCGCTCCACACCCCGCCCGAGATCGCCAAGCAGGTGGCGGCCTCCGGCGCCACGGTCGTCGTCACCGAGCCGGCGTTCGTCGACAAGGCACG GTCGTTCGCTGACCTCGCTGCCGCCAACGACTCGGCTCTGCCGGAGGCCGCCATCGACGTGGCGAACGACGTGGTCGCGCTTCCGTACTCGTCCGGCACGACGGGGCTGCCCAAGGGGGCCATGCTGTCGCACCGTGGGCTGGTGACCAGCGTGTCCCAGCTCGTCGACGGCGACAACCCGAACCTCCACTTCCGGGAGGACGACGTCGTCCTCTGCGTGCTGCCCATGTTCCACGTGTACTCGCTGCACTCCATCCTGCTGTGCGGGATGCGCGCTGGCGCGGCCCTCGTGCTCATGAAGCGGTTCGACACCATCCGGATGCTCGAGCTGGTAGAGCGGCACGGCATCACGATCGTGCCGCTGGTGCCGCCCATGGTGGTGGAGATGGCCAAGAGCGACGCCGTCGACCGCCACGACCTGTCCTCGGTGCGCATGGTCATCTCCGGCGCTGCGCCCATGGGCAAGGAGCTGCAGGACATAGTCCGCGCTAAGCTCCCT CGAGCCGTGCTCGGACAG GGTTACGGGATGGCCGCGGCAGGGCCGGTGCTCTCAATGTGCATGGCATTCGCCAAGGAACCgtctccggtgaagtccggctCCTGCGGCACGGTGGTGAGGAACGCCGAGCTCAAGATCGTCGACCCGGAGACCGGTCTGTCCCTCCCGCGCAACCAGCCCGGGGAGATTTGCATCAGGGGCAAGCAGATAATGAAAG GGTACCTCAACAAC CCTGGGGCTACGTCGAAGACCATCGACAAGAACGGGTGGCTACACACCGGCGACATTGGCTACGTCGACCGGCTCAAGGAGTTCATCAAGGACAAGGGATTCCAGTTCCAGGTCGCGCCCGCGGAGCTGGAGGCCATGCTCATCGCGCACCCCGGGATTACCGACGCCGCCGTCGTCCC GATGAAGGATGACACCTGCGGCGAGATCCCCGTGGCGTTCGTCGTCACGTCCGACGGCTCTGAGATCACCGAGGACGAGATCAAGCAGTATGTGGCAAAACAG GTAGTGTTCTACAAGAGGTTGCACAAGATCTTCTTCGTAGGGGCTATCCCGAAGGCGCCATCTGGCAAGATTTTGAGGAAGGACCTGAGGGCAAAGTTGGCGTCCGGATTTTTCAATGGATCAGCCTGCTGA
- the LOC133899103 gene encoding uncharacterized protein LOC133899103, with product MAVPEASPSMESPKKRSSILGSLRTAIKKVRFLLSFSATRWMLLSSISRRAGTPRRGISFSSPRPSLLDVDGSIMPPSPASSRATSRSASMGTATTRSVSRTSSAASPGLLARTSSGGSPAGDDDIDRRAEQFIANFHRQLQMERQVSLQLRYIRGNSRESSP from the coding sequence ATGGCCGTCCCTGAGGCCTCTCCGTCGATGGAGTCGCCCAAGAAGCGGTCGTCCATCCTCGGGAGCCTCCGGACGGCGATCAAGAAGGTCCGGTTCCTTCTCTCCTTCAGCGCCACGCGGTGGATGCTGCTCTCCTCCATCTCCCGCCGCGCCGGCACGCCCCGCCGCGGCATCAGCTTCAGCTCGCCGCGACCGAGCCTGCTCGACGTCGACGGCAGCATCATGCCGCCGTCGCCAGCCTCGTCCAGGGCAACGTCAAGGTCGGCGAGCATggggacggcgacgacgaggagcgTGTCGCGGACGAGCAGCGCGGCGTCCCCGGGCCTCCTGGCGAGGACGTCGAGCGGCGGGTCGCCGGCGGGGGACGACGACATCGACCGCCGCGCGGAGCAGTTCATTGCCAACTTCCACAGGCAGCTGCAGATGGAGCGGCAGGTGTCGCTGCAGCTGCGGTACATCAGGGGGAACAGCCGGGAGTCGTCTCCCTAG